The following proteins are encoded in a genomic region of Arachis ipaensis cultivar K30076 chromosome B02, Araip1.1, whole genome shotgun sequence:
- the LOC107624986 gene encoding putative UPF0481 protein At3g02645 isoform X2 produces the protein MDAKLDVEKAPEELNTIKIAANENVDGRDVENGIVIASAKSDANISSDEKKWQATYGRDIHATKLLLGVELPILEENIQLPSNRSKIQNVPALLLQNSNFKRYCSPKMISFGPIHHRDQNGNLQLGQQFKYLWAFHYIEQFTSERGGQDNEYAKRFLYGKVTQNLQELRNLFCKDVTIGYKDEELAQMLFVDGCALLYFMDNFDDQNPKSLLLKLDQLLYVWRDIILLENQLPIMLLKLLMADGAHQLNNLLFNFLFMGQPKKKKELTTIPQKQDGKESTHTHLLDYIRSYYSEGEYKHNIGCWSGLLGFLSILHYMFVALVLQDTDKAERVLSDSPITLRELILSLREADSWHRYKNIGDLKKAGIRVKASETEWKWGNISFISNMFSGQLMLPGIVIDDVTPYLYHNLIAYEMCPDFDNNFEFCSYFSLMDSLVDDAEDVKELRAAGVLQNLLGSDEDVAKLFNELGHVLPSKLFNAESYDNRYVAVKLRIDAHYRNKWKTSLAQLRSTYFNTPWSHIAFFAALLVLALTLIQTW, from the exons ATGGATGCAAAATTGGATGTGGAGAAGGCCCCTGAAGAATTAAATACCATCAAAATTGCCGCTAATGAGAATGTGGATGGCCGAGATGTGGAGAATGGCATCGTGATTGCCTCGGCGAAATCAGATGCCAATATTTCCTCTGATGAGAAGAAATGGCAGGCAACATATGGAAGAGATATTCATGCTACTAAACTGTTGCTTGGGGTTGAGCTGCCAATATTGGAAGAAAATATTCAACTTCCAAGTAATAGGTCCAAGATCCAAAACGTTCCCGCCTTGTTGCTTCAAAATTCCAACTTTAAAAGGTACTGTTCACCCAAAATGATCTCATTTGGTCCCATCCATCATCGTGATCAGAATGGTAATCTCCAGCTGGGACAACAATTCAAATACCTTTGGGCGTTCCATTATATTGAGCAATTCACCAGTGAACGAGGTGGACAAGACAATGAATATGCAAAAAGGTTTCTCTATGGAAAGGTAACACAAAACCTTCAGGAATTGAGAAATCTGTTCTGTAAGGACGTGACTATAGGATACAAGGATGAGGAACTAGCACAGATGCTGTTTGTGGATGGATGTGCTTTGCTCTATTTCATGGACAATTTTGATGATCAAAATCCAAAATCGTTGCTGCTAAAACTTGACCAGTTGTTGTATGTATGGAGAGATATtatcttgttggaaaatcaactTCCAATAATGTTGTTGAAGTTACTAATGGCTGATGGTGCTCATCAATTGAACAACTTACTGTTCAATTTTCTATTCATGGGCCAaccaaagaagaaaaaagagttgACCACCATTCCCCAAAAACAAGATGGTAAAGAATCAACTCATACTCATCTACTCGACTATATTCGCTCATATTACTCTGAAGGTGAATACAAACATAACATAGGCTGCTGGTCGGGTCTTCTAGGTTTCCTATCAATACTCCATTATATGTTTGTTGCGTTAGTATTGCAAGATACAGATAAAGCAGAGCGTGTTTTATCAGATTCACCCATAACATTAAGAGAGTTAATTCTATCTCTCCGAGAAGCAGATTCCTGGCATAGATATAAGAACATAGGGGATCTTAAAAAAGCGGGTATTCGAGTGAAAGCAAGCGAAACTGAATGGAAATGGGGTAACATTTCTTTCATCTCCAACATGTTTAGCGGACAATTGATGCTTCCAGGGATTGTGATTGATGATGTCACACCTTATCTGTATCACAACTTGATTGCATATGAGATGTGTCCGGATTTCGATAACAACTTCGAATTTTGCTCTTACTTTTCTTTGATGGATTCCTTGGTTGATGATGCCGAGGATGTGAAAGAGCTCAGAGCAGCTGGTGTCCTCCAAAATTTACTTGGAAGTGATGAAGACGTGGCCAAACTCTTCAATGAACTAGGCCATGTATTGCCAAGCAAACTGTTCAACGCCGAAAGCTATGACAATAGATATGTTGCAGTCAAGCTTCGAATCGATGCGCATTACAGAAACAAATGGAAGACTTCGTTGGCTCAACTACGCAGCACCTACTTCAATACCCCATGGTCTCACATTGCCTTCTTTGCTGCTTTGTTAGTATTGGCTCTCACTTTAATCCAAACATG GTAG
- the LOC107624986 gene encoding putative UPF0481 protein At3g02645 isoform X1 → MDAKLDVEKAPEELNTIKIAANENVDGRDVENGIVIASAKSDANISSDEKKWQATYGRDIHATKLLLGVELPILEENIQLPSNRSKIQNVPALLLQNSNFKRYCSPKMISFGPIHHRDQNGNLQLGQQFKYLWAFHYIEQFTSERGGQDNEYAKRFLYGKVTQNLQELRNLFCKDVTIGYKDEELAQMLFVDGCALLYFMDNFDDQNPKSLLLKLDQLLYVWRDIILLENQLPIMLLKLLMADGAHQLNNLLFNFLFMGQPKKKKELTTIPQKQDGKESTHTHLLDYIRSYYSEGEYKHNIGCWSGLLGFLSILHYMFVALVLQDTDKAERVLSDSPITLRELILSLREADSWHRYKNIGDLKKAGIRVKASETEWKWGNISFISNMFSGQLMLPGIVIDDVTPYLYHNLIAYEMCPDFDNNFEFCSYFSLMDSLVDDAEDVKELRAAGVLQNLLGSDEDVAKLFNELGHVLPSKLFNAESYDNRYVAVKLRIDAHYRNKWKTSLAQLRSTYFNTPWSHIAFFAALLVLALTLIQTWYAMPINSK, encoded by the coding sequence ATGGATGCAAAATTGGATGTGGAGAAGGCCCCTGAAGAATTAAATACCATCAAAATTGCCGCTAATGAGAATGTGGATGGCCGAGATGTGGAGAATGGCATCGTGATTGCCTCGGCGAAATCAGATGCCAATATTTCCTCTGATGAGAAGAAATGGCAGGCAACATATGGAAGAGATATTCATGCTACTAAACTGTTGCTTGGGGTTGAGCTGCCAATATTGGAAGAAAATATTCAACTTCCAAGTAATAGGTCCAAGATCCAAAACGTTCCCGCCTTGTTGCTTCAAAATTCCAACTTTAAAAGGTACTGTTCACCCAAAATGATCTCATTTGGTCCCATCCATCATCGTGATCAGAATGGTAATCTCCAGCTGGGACAACAATTCAAATACCTTTGGGCGTTCCATTATATTGAGCAATTCACCAGTGAACGAGGTGGACAAGACAATGAATATGCAAAAAGGTTTCTCTATGGAAAGGTAACACAAAACCTTCAGGAATTGAGAAATCTGTTCTGTAAGGACGTGACTATAGGATACAAGGATGAGGAACTAGCACAGATGCTGTTTGTGGATGGATGTGCTTTGCTCTATTTCATGGACAATTTTGATGATCAAAATCCAAAATCGTTGCTGCTAAAACTTGACCAGTTGTTGTATGTATGGAGAGATATtatcttgttggaaaatcaactTCCAATAATGTTGTTGAAGTTACTAATGGCTGATGGTGCTCATCAATTGAACAACTTACTGTTCAATTTTCTATTCATGGGCCAaccaaagaagaaaaaagagttgACCACCATTCCCCAAAAACAAGATGGTAAAGAATCAACTCATACTCATCTACTCGACTATATTCGCTCATATTACTCTGAAGGTGAATACAAACATAACATAGGCTGCTGGTCGGGTCTTCTAGGTTTCCTATCAATACTCCATTATATGTTTGTTGCGTTAGTATTGCAAGATACAGATAAAGCAGAGCGTGTTTTATCAGATTCACCCATAACATTAAGAGAGTTAATTCTATCTCTCCGAGAAGCAGATTCCTGGCATAGATATAAGAACATAGGGGATCTTAAAAAAGCGGGTATTCGAGTGAAAGCAAGCGAAACTGAATGGAAATGGGGTAACATTTCTTTCATCTCCAACATGTTTAGCGGACAATTGATGCTTCCAGGGATTGTGATTGATGATGTCACACCTTATCTGTATCACAACTTGATTGCATATGAGATGTGTCCGGATTTCGATAACAACTTCGAATTTTGCTCTTACTTTTCTTTGATGGATTCCTTGGTTGATGATGCCGAGGATGTGAAAGAGCTCAGAGCAGCTGGTGTCCTCCAAAATTTACTTGGAAGTGATGAAGACGTGGCCAAACTCTTCAATGAACTAGGCCATGTATTGCCAAGCAAACTGTTCAACGCCGAAAGCTATGACAATAGATATGTTGCAGTCAAGCTTCGAATCGATGCGCATTACAGAAACAAATGGAAGACTTCGTTGGCTCAACTACGCAGCACCTACTTCAATACCCCATGGTCTCACATTGCCTTCTTTGCTGCTTTGTTAGTATTGGCTCTCACTTTAATCCAAACATGGTATGCTATGCCTATAAATTCTAAGTAG
- the LOC107624984 gene encoding myosin-binding protein 3-like, translating into MGVHGATLLTSAVCEWFLIFLLFFESALSYFLARFARYCHLQFPCLLCTRLDRFFGKDKQEFYQNLFCGDHRSELASLASYHAHGKIADGKRMCDDCLLSCTTSTKPNMKSHKLLVGKLGMVNGGSSSQSPSLSKDSLNGAKGPSTCAGCYKLCKSEQNALRSIQLKSPKRTFIKPPYIPLPQVPRQSRSNHRDNSKKTKGQSSGSEDKRSHRQPSRMVYNEPKMYSDSESDFPFSDDDVASVLPGNTSRFKPVVPPRHVLRGLNLPNPNISSPKAMPSRPDSSEEPKISKHHDVPEEINLKPENQSSSELPELISLDDVPSSPNAEKIPRRESDGVKTTSPSQNSLPTSISELMTLDGIGASLNKPEDVTKSSGVELATEEDRKDTKKIDTTQKASVETDKVVSDSSPLSHSQENSNNMSQSPVSTKENVTAGGSDNSEVLANHVQSTERHVEASDSNEVKPPSSSSSVGSDFEYLDGSKVNEIEGESIIDQLKRQIEYDKKCLEALQKELEEERNASAIATNQTMNMITRLQEEKAALQMEALQYLRMMEEQAEYDRDELDKVNDLLTEKEKELQDLEAELEFYRENWPEEPMVQISNLKVENVAEQKTATDITNAVTTSGSKLTKVSKIRDEDPIGATSSPLDFEEEKQCILNRLKSLQNRLKELYGNEVSSEKIEGKKLDQQGSSNGEEEIDSSMQKNVNNMSNGNHTDKDGSASLDSDDCSHSNGNNHSRKEVELDALENEISDLSERLEAIEFNHNLLEHIFNSLRSGDDGKQFIQDLAIQLRDIRKIGIRSR; encoded by the exons ATGGGGGTGCATGGAGCAACCCTTCTTACATCTGCAGTTTGTGAGTGGTTCTTGATCTTTCTGCTGTTTTTCGAATCCGCGCTATCATATTTCCTTGCAAGGTTTGCAAGGTATTGCCATTTGCAATTCCCTTGTTTGCTATGCACTAGGCTGGATCGTTTCTTTGGTAAAGATAAGCAGGAGTTCTATCAGAACCTGTTTTGCGGCGACCACAGATCCGAACTAGCATCTCTGGCTTCATATCATGCTCATGGGAAGATTGCAGATGGAAAAAGAATGTGTGATGATTGTCTTCTGTCATGCACTACCAGCACTAAACCGAACATGAAATCTCACAAGTTGTTGGTTGGTAAATTGGGAATGGTTAATGGTGGTTCTAGTTCCCAAAGCCCGTCTCTATCCAAAGACTCGCTAAATGGCGCTAAGGGGCCGAGTACGTGTGCTGGCTGCTACAAGCTTTGCAAGTCAGAGCAAAATGCCCTGAGATCTATCCAACTGAAATCACCTAAGAGAACTTTTATTAAGCCACCATACATTCCTTTGCCACAAGTGCCAAGGCAAAGCCGTTCAAATCACCGGGATAATTCGAAGAAAACAAAGGGCCAATCTTCAGGATCAGAAGATAAGCGTTCTCATCGTCAACCATCTCGTATGGTGTACAATGAGCCGAAAATGTATTCTGATTCTGAGTCTGATTTTCCATTTTCTGATGATGATGTAGCTAGTGTATTACCTGGCAATACATCTCGATTTAAACCAGTAGTTCCCCCAAGACATGTTCTAAGAGGTTTGAATCTTCCAAATCCCAATATTAGTTCCCCCAAAGCCATGCCGTCACGTCCGGATTCATCTGAGGAACCTAAGATTAGCAAGCACCATGATGTCCCGGAAGAAATTAATTTGAAGCCAGAAAATCAATCTAGTTCCGAGCTGCCTGAGCTCATCTCACTAGACGATGTTCCATCATCACCTAACGCAGAGAAAATTCCTCGTAGAGAATCTGATGGTGTGAAAACAACTTCTCCTTCTCAGAATTCTCTTCCCACTTCCATATCCGAGCTTATGACTTTGGATGGCATTGGAGCATCACTAAATAAAC CTGAagatgttacaaaatcaagtggTGTGGAGCTTGCAACCGAAGAGGATAGGAAAGACACAAAGAAGATTGATACAACACAAAAAGCATCTGTGGAAACTGATAAAGTGGTAAGTGATTCTTCTCCTTTAAGCCATAGTCAAGAGAACTCAAACAACATGAGTCAGTCTCCTGTCTCCACCAAAGAAAACGTCACAGCTGGTGGGTCTGATAACTCAGAGGTTTTAGCGAACCATGTCCAGTCCACCGAGAGACACGTTGAGGCCTCGGATTCAAATGAAGTTAAGCCACCTTCAAGTTCATCCTCGGTAGGATCTGATTTTGAATATCTGGATGGAAgcaaagttaatgaaattgaagGGGAGTCTATTATTGATCAATTGAAGCGACAAATTGAGTATGACAAAAAATGCTTGGAGGCCTTGCAAAAGGAACTGGAGGAAGAAAGAAATGCTTCTGCCATTGCCACAAATCAAACAATGAATATGATTACCAGGTTGCAGGAGGAGAAGGCAGCACTGCAAATGGAAGCTCTGCAATATCTAAGAATGATGGAAGAGCAAGCAGAATATGATAGAGATGAATTGGACAAAGTTAACGATCTACTGACGGAAAAGGAAAAAGAGCTACAAGATTTAGAAGCAGAGCTGGAATTTTATAGGGAGAACTGGCCAGAGGAGCCTATGGTCCAAATTTCTAATTTGAAGGTAGAAAATGTTGCAGAACAAAAAACTGCCACAGATATCACAAATGCTGTAACCACTTCCGGTTCAAAGCTGACCAAGGTATCCAAAATCCGTGATGAAGATCCCATTGGTGCAACCTCCTCACCTTTAGACTTTGAAGAGGAAAAGCAATGCATTTTGAATCGCttgaaaagcttgcaaaataGGCTTAAAGAACTTTATGGTAATGAGGTTTCCTCCGAAAAGATTGAAGGAAAAAAACTGGATCAACAAGGATCTTCTAATGGTGAAGAAGAAATTGATTCATCCATGCAGAAAAATGTTAATAATATGTCTAATGGAAATCATACCGATAAGGATGGCTCAGCTTCTTTAGATAGTGATGATTGTTCTCATAGTAATGGGAACAATCATTCCAGGAAAGAAGTCGAATTGGATGCTCTGGAAAATGAAATATCAGACCTTAGTGAAAGGTTGGAAGCAATCGAATTTAATCATAATCTTCTTGAGCATATATTTAATTCTCTTCGAAGCGGAGATGACGGAAAGCAATTTATTCAAGATTTAGCTATTCAATTGCGCGACATAAGGAAAATTGGGATTAGATCAAGATG A